GATGTGATATATggaattataatatgatttacATCTTAATAGTAATATTTCGTAGAAAATGGATTTCTCAAATGGCCTCCAATTTGGTCAATAACATAATAGTAGACTATTATTGAACTGGATAATGATGATTCAAatgtttcttcttcattttttaatcGTTTCACAGGATTCAGGTAAAAGATTTCACTGAACTTTCAACGTTTGAATCCGATTGGAGAAAAAGAGAGGACAAGGAGCACCCGGATCAAGGAATAACTTATTCAGAAGAGAGCACTACTTTGAAGTCAGTGAAACTTGATATTCGTGAAAAATCGAGTCGTATTATTTTTACAGACGAACAGCCATTTTCAGGAGATGTTATGCCACCATCCGATGCTCATAGAAAAACCGCGAGGCGAGtcttatttgaaattataatggGCATAAACAATTTCTCAATCCAAATAATCTTAGATCAAAGATCTTTCAAATACAAAGAATTTTCTTTTTCTGAGTCATATGAAATCCAGTATTACCTTAATGTAAGtcttcatataatataatacataaagaatgtattataagtattaatTTTTGAGTTATTCGGAATTTAGTATTATGAAACAATATATAATGACTCACCTGATAACATGAAGGGGCTGGAGTCGAAAAGATTCAAAATGGAATTGGAGAGGGAGCTGGTAAATCATTGTTTCTATTCAATTCCCGAATTCTATGATATGATCACTTTGCCGGCACCAGAAAATCGACTTCAACTCTAACCATTCGTTAATTTGTTGAATTAGGAGACTGTAATTCAGTgaaaaattgacaaatccttatactcCTTTCACAGGAGGTCACAGGGTAAAATAAACTCAACTAAACTGAACAAAGTATTAAAAGTGTAAATACACTTATTCAATCTCATAATTACCCTGTAAGATGGATGGTTTGAATTTGACATTGAATTTAAATGTTGTATTTGAGTTCACTATATatagtcaaatatttaaataaccaAGATTCGTGCAGGACTCAAACACATGACCAAGCAGCAAGCACACTGGTAGTCATGATTTTGTCAGGACGTTAGCAGACTGAAGCTGCGACTATTCAGTCCAGTTTTGCCTGATTTTGAAGGGATGAGAGAGGAGAGAGGTGTCatttgaagttgaatattgTTTAACACATGCTTGGAAGAGCTTTGACATCAGTGAAACTTCCGTTGAGATACATTCACCACATAAAAGTCTTGTTATTAACATTGCATTGTTCAGGAGAATTTTATTGCTTATTCCATCGTAATTGAACCTTTTGTAGGAAGTTGGAAGTCTCATAAGATTTTGTTTGAAGGTGTCGATTGAAAGAGGGTTCCAGATTCCGTTCAACGAGATATCTGCCACGCTGGTCATATCGTAAGGAGGGTGAAGAGCCGATTGGAAAAACGTATATATCACCTTCTGATTTCCTCAACTACTTTATAGTAACGAAACATGATGTTTGGAAATGCGTTTTGCGAGAGGCAAGTGAATTCGTCAATCAATTCTAATGTGGAAAATTAGTGATCGAAGAGAAAAAACACCATCGATCCTTTGGCTTCATTTTCAAATACTCATGATAATAACTTCACCTCATCAATTCCTCAATACTAAAATATCCTTCATTATCTCAATATTCTCttatactaaaaaaatatttaaaactcCAATAAGAATACCTTCATGACAAATGAATGAGCTTGAAATATTcgatatttggacaatttaagacaaaattagggaatttgaagaagttttaggcaacagcctggtttttcttttccaattactgtattgtttactctattcaaaaaaaattaaaaaggtCCCGAGCATGGCttactctatctatagtaggctatgtcCCGAGTCATATTCTCTTCAGTTGCAAACAATTTCATATGATTGtttttctttgaaataatcataatacTATCATACTTTGAAAAGTGTAGAAGTGAGAAGTGATTGAAGTGAGAACTCCatttacaaaattaaagatgaaCTCCCAGAGCTTCAAGACAAATTGATTATCTTGCAGCAACAATCCTGTGCTACTTTTGTTTATTACACCGTTACCTTATATCTCAAACGGTAAAATCAACTATTGAATCAAAAATGGAATTCCGTAACAAcgaaaacaaaatatatcattgaattaatataatatctGTGAAAGAAAAAGCTTTTCATGCTCAGTATTCATTATTGTTCAATCTTCTTTATCGTGAAGGAAGTCCAACAATTTCCTATGGATATATTGGAggaaattaataagaaattgaTGCTTGGCGGAAAGTTTCCGATCAACTTATCCAATGTACTTTGATGCACTCTTTGATTTGGAAGCATTAGACAGTATCTTTGTTATATGACGTATAATCTTCACACGTTCAAGTTTAGATAACTCTAGAGTTTGCCTTTCGAAACATTGATTCTCTTTCTGTAGTAGCCTATGTATATCTTGCTAGAAGGCTTTTTTCATATGACATATCATTTTCTCTGTTTGTTATATAACCGATCATTCTCATATCGTTATTAACTTTTCTCAGTTTCAGCCACAGATAACGTTCTATAGAGCAGTGATTGAATATGTAGGAAAGACAGCCATTGATGATATTGATGTGTATCAGGATGGGAAAACTATATATCGTTACTTATTGTCAGATACTTCAATGAGTATAGGCATCAGACAAATCATGTACTTCAAGGAAGATGATCCTGATAAGAGCCTCAGATATTGTAAGTGatgaattctcatttttttttaaaaaagaaataaatagttCATTCCAAAAGCATAAGTTATTTAAAGTTTTTAAGTTTAGTTTaagtttttgttgaaaaaaaacTCAATAACATCaagaattggaattgaaaattccATACTGAAGTATATTGTGCCATCAATTGATCAATACTCTATTCAATTGTGAATATTGTATGATATCACATTgtgaattttttatgaataatattccagtGATGAATCAGACAAATACGAtaacaattcaattttttaaaatactttGAATAAATACAAGAGACATCCAACATAGTATCCAATAGTATCTAACAAGAGACATCCAGTAATATCCAACATTGAAGGTGCTGACAAAACGTGTGAACCCATCTGAAGATGGATGCCTCTAAAAAGCAATGCAATGATAGAAAAATTTGCAGTCATTGATATAGGAATAGATACTTCCTAGACCTCatatctagaaaactatgagatatatggaaaaatgttggaTATAAAATTTTTAGGATaatttgtaagctttaattttgtgttCTACAAGAATTTCCGAGAGACGCATAATATATTGTttgagatatatgcgaaaaaccaaaatatggtactttcaaacaaaccacccccaccaccttagcacaggggaaaggagtgaggacttttgatatgtttacctccttactattctaaaaagagctgcggggtcaaaaattgtgttccaaacttttccctctatacctttttttgagcattcattgtctgtattatattttctttgatTAATAACTTGGATTGACAAGATATTCTTGTTTTTCATATGAATTTGAAGATTTCACCTCAAATACATCTGCAATGAATAATACCGTACAGCAGACAAATTAGGGAGAACAGGGAATCAAGCGGTTATTAGATTTCCAGCTGAAGATAAATTCTAGATTTGTTCATGTCTAATAATGGAGAGCCGTCTACCTCTGTTCATGCCTCTACAGACGACTTACTATTGAAAAGGAATAAGAAACAATTTGTCATGAGATAAGCTTTATACAGACATCATCTTGatgtatttttaatttccttcCCCTATTACAATTGATAGGTAAGGGAAgttttgctttccgaaaaaattaaggtaccccaatttccaaatttcaataagtttcaaggtcccctgagtccaaaaaagtgatttttgggtattggtctgtatgagtgtgtgcatgtgtgtgtgtgtgtgtgtgtgtgtgtgtgtgtatgtgtgtctgtgtacacgatatctcatcctTCAACTAACGGGGAAACATTgcaatttggaacttaaggtccttacactataaggatccgaaacgtacaattttgaacaaatgcaattcaagatggcgactaaaatggcgaaaatgttgtcaaaaacagggtttttcgcgattttttcaaaaacggcaccaatgattttgataaaatttataccttaaatagtcactgataagctctatcaactgtcagatttagattcccaattatcaggcttcagatacaatttgaacaaaaaatttcaagtaaaaagattgaacatggaaatctctacaattaatgttcagtaacattttcacctaatattgaaaataagcttgaaattcggaaaatgtgattattcaattgcaaacttttggcaactgttgattgtattaaatcattcactttggagagatagcagacctcttgtttctccagcattattgtcctgtcagcagctggcttagatctttgaatagtagacttttgggatgcgcgtgaacactagcgtcaggtgatcatttttcataacggcaaggaaagttgtgtgagtgcgccttACCAGATTTATTGTGTTTAGAAGCGCCGTTCGCACAGTGTCAGTTCTTGTGAAATGTCATCttgaactggattaaatccatatctgGTCTCGTTTGTAATAACTTGGTACATTTTCAGTTAAGTCCACCAGGATATTCAATTGAGTTTGAGACCCAATTCAAAATGGAGTGACGTTGTAGTGGCGTGGCGCTGACTTTTTGCCACCTCCATGCCACTCCCATTGGTTCAATGCAAACAGGAGTGGCATGGTGAAACTGATATGCCTTTCGTCACGCCACTTCTGCTGGCATTGAACAATTAGTTTATATAGGAGTGTCGTGGAAGTGGCAAAAAGGCACCGCCTCGTCACCGCCACGTCGCTTCAGTGTGAGTTGGACCTAAGCTGctactgtgcaaacggctctTATCACCTGTTAACGAATTCAATTCCTAGAGTTCCACTCCCAGCTGTGAACGTTAAACTGTTTTTCAAATGGTGAAATTGATCCTATCATACCAGAAGGCCATCCGGAAAAAGTGGCTACTGAAAAATTAAAAGCGGAAAAAGTCACTCCAGTGTGAGTTGGGCCTAAGCTTCTATTGTGCAAATGGCACTTATCACCCCTTAGCGAATCAATTTTCTAGAGTTTCACTCTCATCTGAGAAGGTTTAACTGTTTTTCAGATGGTGGAATCAATCTTATCATACCAGAAGGCTTTCCCGAAAAAGTGGCTACAGAAAAATTGAAACCGAAAAAAATATTAGCAAATGAAGTTTTAGCGAAAATATCTGCAGCAGCTAAAGCGAGAAGAGAGGAAgcagaagaaataaaaaaacttgaacaGAAGAAGAAACCTAGAAAAAAGTTTTTAGGAATTTTTTGAAACTTCCTTAAATTTCCAATCAACTAACTCCATATCGCCAAATTGCACGTGGAGGGAAAAGAGCTAGATCGGTATTGAGTGTATAGTGTAATTAAAAGGAAAAATCATACAAGAACAATAAATCGAAATGTTTCAACTTTTTCTTAGTTTGTAGAATTTTGAAAGGTTGTTCTGACCAAAAACGGACAATATAATTAGAGCAAAAGAAgaaatggtttatttattgatgaacttATCTAATTGTATATTAAAAGATCCAGTACAATGTGGTGTAGATAATTTATTCTCCATTGTAATTGTTCATTTATATCTAAACTGGTTCATTGTATCACTTTATAGACATGTTTATcatgattttgtatttttgaagATGTGGAATGGCGATAgtcttattcaaatttcatttactAAGAATCATAAAAtccaaaaacaatattatccaAATAGCATTTTTTCCACTGAGTATCAAGTATCTATCAATCCTTGAAGACattatttgtacaaattaaacttcattaataaagtattttataggaaattattttcttaataattattctataggaAGTAATTATTCCACTTCCGTCAAGAATTTGAGGCATTCATCGAATAAAGCTTACTTTCTTATTCTCTGCTTAATTCGATAATATTCAACTTAATAGTTAAACAAGAAGGAATTTGAaaggaaattcaaattatttgagaGGTTGATCTCTAGtgacattttataaaaaaaaattgttacaaTTCAACCAATCCAAGACACTACAGAATAAAGATAcagtgtcggttgcacaaatccggttgaattttaatcgtgattgattCCACGAGGAACTCCTGAAATCattcacgattgaaatttaaccggcttctgtgcaaccgggccttagtcttAAACTATTGCCTGCTCACACATACTTCTGTCCTGTTTCTCGTCTCTCCCCTCTCAAAATGTTTAACACTTGTTCAAAATTCAGAAATTTGTTGattataaacttgaaattgaGTGATAACGAATGGAAAAATTAGCTGGCAGAAGCCAGTGTTCACTCCGATTAAAGCCAAAACAATTGATCACTTTGAAATGCTCACATTGGAGAGGATTCAGGcgaatgaattaaaaataatcatactTTTTGACATTCTGgaagaatttgaatatttctatTACAAATGATCATGCAGTATTCACATTAAATCTCACATTTGGATTTGAATTATCGAATTCGAATTTATTCATCATAGCATGTATATGAATGACGTGCAATTCATTGTCATGAATGTAATTTAGCTATCCTTCttgagatttaaaaaaaaaaaaaaacatttaaatcGTTTGAATTCGTTCCATGTGAGAAGTCCTATTTCAACTAATAGTCGACTAAATTGAGGAATTTTGAGAGAAACGAATACTCGGTGATAGCTGGAGCAaatcatagtgaatcattcattGCTTTtgcattattcatcaatttccaATCATCCCTTCAAACTAAAATGCTACTTGTACAGAGTTAGAACACAACTCCTCTCTGTTCTTCACTTTGAACACAAATCCACTTCGAATAAATCAATGATCAGTGCATGTTTCTAGAGAAATTACAATCTTGTGAATCAAGAAAAGTTCCTATGAGTCTGAAAATAATAGCgatcattatcataataatgTAAGAAAGGATATGATTCTCCAAGACTTTGTGCTGTAGTTTCTATATAAATTTAATCTGAATATTGAGGGAGAATACATCCATATTTCCTTTGTCTTTAGAATGGACTGTGATAAGAAGATTTCGATAACATTCTTCACGATTTTTCATGCTTCCATATAATTTGGAGCAGTGAGAAAAGATGTTATGATAGTATATAAGATTCTGAGCGAGCCGTCAATAATAAATGTGGAGTCTGCTGTGCTAAGCTCACGGAATTCTCACAGAGCACCATAAATCAACTCTAGAAACAAGGTGGGACAGCTTCAAATATCTTGATGGGATTTCTGGACATTCATTGTCGAAAACAAGGTATAGGGTAGGGGTACTTTAAGAGTGAGGTTTCTCCATACATAAATAATCAGATCTATTGAAAACTGGGAATTCAATGATGCTGTGGAAATTAGTGGGTATGCAAAAATGGTTCATGATCATCGAGTGCTCCAAGGTCATGATGAAGCATAGGTTCAAGATCAATAGCAAAGTATGATGAAAAACTGTGGTggttcaacatttttattcaattttgacaataaattaaggtattttatcaataataaaattacacacaaaaacatttgatgcatttcaggcaattttacccattattacccacttttcatattcaatggtaactgtaggaaaaaacttaatgtgaatacgtgcgcaaagttcctctgctgcactcgagaaaccattccgccctcgcctacggctcgggcgtaatagtatatttcgcacctagggccgaaaatgagatatttccggctcgaaatcggtttttaagtccgaggccgtaggccgaggactagaaaagattgagagccggaatagtatatttcgcacctagagcagaaaatgagatttttccagctcgaaatcggttttcaagtccgaggccgtaggccgaggactagaaaagattgagagctggaaaaacatttttgcccgtggtgcgaacgatatttttcgccacactacaggtattgctgacaaaagaaataaagaatacaaaataaagaatacttgttaagctatcgtactatctcttgattttagtggtagaagatttgcagtcaggattcagattctttttaaatttcacttggaataccacagtcatcttcaagcatttttgaaaatcggaatgcactaatcaacaataaataattgaataaaactggttgcgaagcgaattagttttgATTCgaaaactggaactaaaatcatggcgacttcagcttattatgaaagtggacactcgcccgatctagcggatgacttattaataataattagcgcgttgtttccagccataagcggctggaaagagacaactttctggcctagccctgaaaagaaacccttttctgactcGTCTGCAAacaggtctttcagatctacgtagggactggaaaacagctgctttctgtgcagtgtggcgaaaatacatttttgcccatggtgcgaacgctatttttcgccacaccaaaaaaaaaacttcccatataattaaagaaataaaaaataaataaaattcaaacagcctattttgatattttgaatcttggttatgacaactttcactgtcaattatttcaatattactaattaataatttacaatagtgacaatatttttatactattaatatttcgaataattgtttgaatttttatagctcgcgctttgcgcctggtgcaatatctcatggatagatggatgaatagaattttcattactattttaaataatgtgattaaaaaattaatataattgcatatttcacagttttgtctcaaaatatatctaaaaaattgattgaaatttaaattacggtaactaataaaacaaatagctaataaaagtcgaaatccatcgacaaaaaaaaatgtcactgaccgaggttcgaacctagatcatgtttgtaattcactgagctttgaagttctgatgtattacgcctttatgCTCTCGGCTATTGCATATTTTTTGAGgaaggcctgtaagtcaggtaacgtatgtaggctactataattatatagtgtaggcctatagcggcaaacttgaagtcgtttgccggcattttcacaacaaaatattgctctgaaatagttaaatcatagagaaaacattcaagattcaatcttgagtgggcctatgTTTTCTccatatggtttgatattgaagaaaaattatctaaaagtttaataatgattacggaaaaattactaggaatttttcagtcaaggctgagtttcaccagtaggcttaccttaaactttagatctctgctgtattttcctattattattgttgattgtattgcattaagaagtggaattcgataataaaaaagaaacaattattactctacctcacttttaaatattgatacaattattgtactttgatttcaaattcgattttgaTAGTTGTTCCGATATGTATTTAGTTTCAGTAGTATATGAAAATTACTCGTATCAAATTGGAGTAGGAAAATAGTTGATTCTTGTATCTAAGGATAATATtggtcttcttcttcacttGAATCACTTCACTTGGTCTATTGATATTTACCTATTCGGTTACCCATCTTCTCCTCAAAAGATAAAGAACTTCaagtcaaatcaaataaaagtcATACTACTTTCTATCATATGgttaaattattgaattctcaaattcttaattattaaattatactttcaaattactattttcaataatttattctgaaTTCCAATATATCCATTCAAATCAAGTACTTTgagtaattattttaatatattgatTCTATTCTGGGATTTGTTTTTGATAGTTGTTCCGAAGCTTTCAAAAAAAGCTTCATTGGTTGTCCATCTATCAATCCGCCATAGTACATTAGCATCAGCTAATATGTAAATCAACTAATAACGATGGATATGCAAAATAATTGGAGAGATAACTTGAGGAAAATGGGTTGAATCCAAGAAAGAGCTAGTGACAATGTTAGAATGTACTCCTTGTAAGCCCTGAGGGTGAATTGGGCGCTTAGTGTTTTGCGCTCACTAGTAAGTGTTGATTTCTGCAAGCGCCAAAACTAATTTCACCTCGTCAATTTGCATGTATATGCGGGTTGCGGGTTGTCTCACTGTGTACCAAGTGTGGGTCAACGCTGTGGGTCAATCCCTTCAAACGATTTctggtgagagagagaaagagagggagagagagtgtgtgtgaaaGGGACAAACAACCACCAACCTGCATTGTCTTTCAATTTAGGCGTGAAATTCGCTAGTGTAATGAatttcatgcatggagataTTCAGTTCAACATTGGGAATCCCCGATTGCTGTCATATTGGATAGAAGCtatacttgatattgtcaaaaccttCTTATTGCTGTCATATTGCATAGAAACTATACTCGATATTGTCAAAACCTCCCGATTCCTGTCATATTGGATAGAAACTAtgcttgatattgtcaaaacctcCTTATTGCTGTCATATTGGATAGAAACtatacttgatattgtcaaaacctcCTGATTGCTGCCATATTGGATAGAAACtatacttgatattgtcaaaacctcCTTATTGCTGTCATATTGGATAGAAACTATACTTGATATCGTCAAAACCTCCTGATTGCTGCCATATTGGATAGAAACtatacttg
The genomic region above belongs to Nilaparvata lugens isolate BPH chromosome 5, ASM1435652v1, whole genome shotgun sequence and contains:
- the LOC111060599 gene encoding uncharacterized protein LOC111060599 isoform X1, with the translated sequence MMCYWYHLLIILEVCVLMIWGDKVLSTEDCSVLPNSEPKCFTPTFDLRNKPMTALKDRQGPKQTIKINTGYGVNIALGQDPRYVFGNQYQTVICVKQSNANYEKRFQPDLYKRKDNDLYGDLERILLTELFIVTRREVWECKREGETKLDFYRIVTEILSNSALGTVEFRYGFEYITLSIPYLLSNNSIQYKITAAREIKYIDTAYRVVKYDGVLKFIKPRDEDSDERDPVHMIQVKDFTELSTFESDWRKREDKEHPDQGITYSEESTTLKSVKLDIREKSSRIIFTDEQPFSGDVMPPSDAHRKTARCRLKEGSRFRSTRYLPRWSYRKEGEEPIGKTYISPSDFLNYFIVTKHDVWKCVLREFQPQITFYRAVIEYVGKTAIDDIDVYQDGKTIYRYLLSDTSMSIGIRQIMYFKEDDPDKSLRYYGGINLIIPEGFPEKVATEKLKPKKILANEVLAKISAAAKARREEAEEIKKLEQKKKPRKKFLGIF